One stretch of Arachis duranensis cultivar V14167 chromosome 1, aradu.V14167.gnm2.J7QH, whole genome shotgun sequence DNA includes these proteins:
- the LOC107485050 gene encoding expansin-like B1 → MELKHQLGLLCVILLLPALSSATNKDYCPWNPYKNSRATYYGTRDGYGTPKYIHTYIYIRTVNDGMVAAVSGLWNDGVGCGACYQVKCKVPKLCNVNGVTVVATDYGQGDRTDFILSPRAFNSLGVSPDASKELKKYGTLDIAYKRVPCTYPGRNIVVKVQESSSNPGYFAVVLQNLGGSYDVTNVELWEDSRKQWSPLRRVYGAVFDYANPPKGQLFLRFQVIGCYGTYWQIPKKPIPADWKPKITYDTGLQLK, encoded by the exons ATGGAGCTTAAGCACCAACTTGGTCTTCTTTGCGTTATACTGCTTTTACCAGCACTAAGCAGTGCCACTAATAAAGACTACTGCCCTTGGAATCCTTATAAGAACTCTAGAGCAACCTATTATGGTACCCGTGATGGTTATGGGACTCCAA aatacatacatacatacatatatataaggaCGGTGAATGATGGCATGGTTGCAGCTGTATCTGGGCTATGGAATGATGGAGTTGGCTGCGGTGCATGCTATCAG GTTAAATGTAAAGTACCAAAATTATGCAATGTCAACGGGGTAACAGTGGTGGCAACAGATTATGGTCAGGGAGACAGAACAGACTTCATATTGAGCCCACGGGCCTTTAATAGTTTGGGTGTGAGCCCTGATGCATCTAAAGAGCTAAAAAAATACGGTACTCTTGATATTGCATACAAAAGAGTCCCTTGCACATACCCTGGCCGCAACATTGTTGTTAAGGTTCAAGAAAGTAGCAGCAACCCTGGATACTTTGCTGTGGTTCTTCAAAACCTTGGTGGATCATACGATGTCACTAATGTTGAATTGTGGGAG GATTCACGCAAACAATGGAGTCCATTGCGTAGGGTTTATGGGGCAGTGTTTGACTATGCTAACCCACCAAAGGGTCAACTCTTCTTGAGGTTCCAAGTGATTGGTTGTTATGGAACTTATTGGCAAATACCAAAGAAACCTATCCCTGCTGATTGGAAGCCCAAAATTACTTATGACACTGGACTTCAGCTTAAATAA